A stretch of Oryza brachyantha chromosome 4, ObraRS2, whole genome shotgun sequence DNA encodes these proteins:
- the LOC107303977 gene encoding uncharacterized protein LOC107303977 gives MAMTEYCQRLKTLADPLQDLGELISDCTLVLNLIHDLSPRFSSQAELLPLQVSFPTFSTARSALLLAKIRHAARASTPDGITALFVTPTSTPASSNSKGKNGYKGKG, from the coding sequence ATGGCCATGACAGAGTACTGTCAGCGTTTGAAGACTCTCGCTGACCCTCTGCAGGACCTCGGTGAACTGATCTCTGACTGCACGCTCGTCCTCAACCTCATCCACGACCTCTCCCCTCGTTTTTCTTCTCAGGCGGAGCTACTGCCTCTTCAAGTGTCGTTCCCGACATTCTCAACCGCCCGATCGGCTCTCCTCCTTGCTAAGATACGCCATGCTGCTCGTGCCTCCACGCCCGACGGCATCACCGCCCTCTTCGTCACCCCCACGTCCACTCCGGCTTCTTCGAACTCCAAGGGCAAGAACGGTTACAAGGGAAAAGGTTGA
- the LOC102707575 gene encoding rhomboid-like protein 19 — MMESQPLQLQDPVAEPHGAEPAAAGAPPAVVPGKEFTRTCKGLVVLLIGGYVLLQLLPSSLDYLAIIPAKTIPFVWTVFTAGYIEQVLPGAIGSSLGLLFCGKDIEPVWGRKEFLKFIILVNSICGVLAFCFAVALYYVTGKESFLVTPLSGFHGCLAGFLVGLKQLLPHLELPMCFFWKIKAKWMPFFVLCFSTIMAFIVPDSINFLPTLVSGMYVSWIYLRYFQRNPLTGLKGDPSDDFSFPSLFPDAMRPVTDPVANFFDRMLCARSRPSELALPVSDPTKASRRRERGERVLEERLAADHAADTEAPAHGHSTAED; from the exons ATGATGGAGAGCCAGCCGTTGCAGCTGCAGGACCCCGTCGCGGAGCCCCATGGAGCTgagcctgccgccgccggtgctccTCCCGCCGTG GTTCCCGGCAAGGAGTTCACCCGCACCTGCAAGGGCCTCGTCGTCCTGCTCATCGGCGGATACGTCCTGCTCCagctcctcccctcctccctcgacTACCTCGCCATCATCCCCGCCAA GACAATTCCCTTTGTATGGACTGTCTTCACAGCTGGCTATATTGAGCAAGTTCTTCCAGGG GCTATTGGCAGCTCTCTTGGTCTTCTCTTCTGTGGGAAGGATATCGAACCAGTGTGGGGCCGCAAAGAGTTCTTGAAGTTTATCATCTTGGTCAACTCCATTTGCGGCGTCCTTGCATTCTGCTTTGCTGTTGCGCTCTATTACGTCACTGGAAAGGAAAGCTTCCT TGTAACACCACTTTCTGGTTTCCATGGCTGTCTTGCTGGCTTTCTCGTTGGCCTAAAGCAGCTTTTACCACACCTTGAGCTCCCCATGTGCTTTTTCTGGAAAATAAAGGCTAAG TGGATGCCATTCTTCGTGCTATGTTTCTCAACTATCATGGCCTTCATTGTGCCTGATTCCATTAACTTCCTGCCAACTCTGGTGTCGGGGATGTATGTCAGCTGGATTTACCTGCGATATTTCCAGAGGAACCCACTGACAGGGCTTAAGGGTGATCCAAGCGATGACTTCTCCTTCCCCAGCTTGTTCCCTGATGCCATGag GCCAGTCACTGACCCTGTAGCCAACTTCTTTGATCGGATGCTGTGTGCAAGGTCTAGACCTTCTGAGCTGGCCCTCCCAGTTTCAGATCCTACAAAGGCATCAAGAAGAAG GGAGCGTGGCGAAAGGGTTCTCGAGGAAAGGTTGGCTGCAGACCATGCAGCTGACACAGAAGCCCCAGCCCATGGCCATTCCACAGCTGAAGATTAA